GCCCGACGTCAGCGTGTAGAAGGTGACCTTCTGTCCTCCCGAGGTGAAGAGGTGCTGCACCACGGGGTTCGCCGAGGTGAAGCTCACGCTCGTCTCCGAGGTGTTGTCGAAGAGCGCGGCCACGTTCGTGCCGTCGCTCGACGTGGCCTGGGTGCCCACCGCGAAGTCCCGCAGCGGGCTCGGGATGTTGTCATCGGTGGTGAGCGACGGCGGCGCGTTCTCGGCCCCCGTGCCCCAGGACGACGGCGAAGGGCCCATCTCGAAGACGAGCGAGGCGCCCTCGGCCAGCAGCGCGTGGGGGATGGAGGTCTTCGCGTACGGCTGTCCGTTGAGCTTCAGCCCCTGCACGTAGACGTTCTTCGGGCCGTTGTTGACCGTGTCGATCTGGATGCGCTTGCCGTTCTCCAGGTGAATGACCGCCTGCGTGAAGACCGGTGAGCCGATGACGTAGTCCGCGCTGCCCACCTGGAGCGGGAAGAAGCCGAGCGAGCTGAAGATCTGCCACGCCGACGTCGCCCCGTTGTCCTCGTCACCCACGTAGCCCTGGCCGATGTTGCTCCCCACCCAGAGCCGCGCGAGCGCATCGCGCACCTTCTCCTGCGTCTTCCACGGCTGTCCGGCGTGGAGATACATGTACGGGATGTGGAACGAGGGCTGATTGCTCAGGCCGAGCTGGCCCATGCGCACATCCCGTGCCTCGCGCATCTCGTGGATGATGCCGCCGTAGCCGCCGGGGAACTCCGCGGTCTCCGGCGTGTCGAAGAACTGGTCCAGCTTGGCGGCCAGATTCATCCGGCCCCCGTACAGGTTGGCGAGCCCCAGGCCGTCATACGGCGCGTCGAAGGCCATGTTCCAGCCGTTGGTCTCCGTGTAGTCGCCGCCCCAGCGCCGCGGATCATACTGGTGCGGCGGCGTGACGAACGCGCCCTCAGCCGTCTTGCCCTGGAAGAACTGGATCGACGGATCGAAGAGGTTCACGTAGTGCTGCGAGCGCTCGCGGAAGTACTCCGCGCTCTCGGCGAACTCCTGGCGGCGCGGGTGGTTCGCGTCCTCCGCGAGGGTGCTGGCCATGTTCGCGATGCCGAAGTCGTTCAGGTAGCCGGCCATCGCCCACGACAGGCCGGCCCCCGTCGTGACCGGGGTGTAGCCGAGGAAGATGGACGACTCGAGCCCCTTGCGCCCCACGCCGCCGCCCGTCGGCCGGACCGTCGCGTTCCGCAGGGCCGCGTCGAAGGCCGCCTCCGCGTCGAAGTTCCGCACGCCCTTCACGTAGACGTCGGCGAAGGAGACGTCCGAGCTCGTGCCCGTCATGAGGTCCGCGTAGCCCGGCGAGGACCAGCGAGCCACCCAGCCGCCTTCCTTGTATTGCTGCACGAAGCCGTCGGCCATCTCGCCCGCCTTCGCCGGCGAGAACAGCGCGTAGGCCGGCCAGGTCACCCGGTAGGTGTCCCAGAAGCCGTTGTTCACGTAGATCTTCCCGCTGACGAGCTTCGCGCCCGTCTGGGTGGGCGTGCTCGCGCCCACCGCGGGGGCCACGGGGCTGGCGTGCATGTAGACGGGCGCGGCTTCCGTGCCGGTGTTCTCGAAGCCGGAGTTCGGATACAGGAACAGCCGGTACAGGTTGGAGTAGAGCGTGACGAGCGCGTCGTCGCTGGCACCGCGCACCTCGATGATGCCGAGCTTCTGGTCCCAGAGCATCTGCGCGCGAGCCTTCACGGTGGCGAAGGTGTCGTCGTTGGAGATCTCCAGCGCGAGGTTCTTCTTGGCCTGGTCAAGGCTGATGAGCGAGGTGGCGATCCGCATGGTCACGGTGCGGTCGTTCGAAGGCACGGTGAAGCGGAAGTAGCCGGTCACGTTCGCGCCGCCCCCTCCCGGGAGCATGCCGCTGGCGGACACCGGCCGGTCGAACGTGGCGTAGATGAAGAGCCGCGAGGCGCCCACCGACAGCCCGCTGCCCACGTCGGAGTAGCCCGACAGGGTGCGCGCGGAGGCGTCGAGGGAGAGCCCTCCCTGGTTCGTCACGTTGTCGAAGATGAGGCTGGCGTCGTCGCCGGGGAACGTGAAGCGGAACATCGCCGCGTGGTCCGTGGGCGTGAGCTCGGCCCGGATGCCGTTGTTGAACTTCACCCCGTAGTAGTGGGGCAGGGCGGTCTCGTTCGCGTGCTGGAAGGGCAGGGCGCGCGCCGCACGGCCCGCGGCCGGCGTCCCCTCCGCCGCCGACGGCATGACGTGGAAGCTCTGGCGGTCTCCCATCCACGGGCTCGGCTGGTGGCTCAGGGCCAGCGCCTGGAGCAGCGGGTGGTTGTTCGCGTCGTTGCGGCGGTGGTACTCGTACAGCCAGCTCGTCGTGCCCGCGTTCGTCACCGGGGTCCAGAAGTTGAACCCGTGCGGCACGGCCGTCGCGGGGAAGTTGTTTCCCCGCGAGAAGGTGCCGCTCGAGTACGTGCCCCGCAGGGTCGTCACGTAATCCGACAGGTGCGACGGCTTCGGGCTGGGGCGCGCTTCCTGGATGCGCACATCGTCAATCCATCCCCCGAAGGCCTTCACCGGACCTTGCGGATTGTCGTAGCCCACCAGGATGCGCTGGATGCGCTTGCCGGCGGCGACCTCGCCGATGCGGGAGACCTTGTAGTTCCAATCGTTGGAATAGAGCGTGCGCGAGGCGCCCTGCCCCGCCGGGCTCAGGATCGCGTGGTGCTGATCAACCGCGTTCAGCTCGCTCAGGTAGGTGCCGTCATCGAAGGCGAGATCGACCGCCGCATAGGTCCCCGGGTAATGGGGGTTGTTCGTCGCCTCGTCCGCGAAGAGCAGATACGACAGCTCCGTCAAGGGCGTGACCCGCACGTCGACGTCGAACACCTTGTTGTAGGAATAGCCCCGGCCGTTTTCCGGTATCGAGCCCGCGAAGCGCAACGCGCGCTTGCCCGTGAAGCCCGCCCCGAGCTTGGAGTTCCACGACGCCCCCGGGCCGTTGCCGGTGAAGCTCTTCATGTCCGTCAAGGGCCGCGGCGTGTTGTCGCCATTGGAGAGCTGAAGCTCGGCGAGCTGCAGGATGTTGCCGCTCTGGTTGGCGGTGACGTTGAGCCGGTAATAAGCGTAGGCGGTGGTGTTGGTGAACTCGTAGGTGAGGGTCTCGAAGCGCGAGGCGAACGACACGCCGCCGCGGGTGTCGATCACCGTCCAGCTCACCCCGTCCTGCGAGCCCTCCAGGGTCCAGGCGGAGGGGTCACGCTCGGGCGCATCATTGGCCGAGGAGACAGCGTAGCGCCTCACGGCGATGGGCTCCCGGAGCTTGACCCTCACCCATCCTTGCGCCGTGAACACCAGCCACTTGGAGGTCAGCTCCCCGTCGGCGATGCGGATCGCCGTCTCGTCGGGGGGGTTCTCGCCGCTGGCCGTCACCTCGGTCACCTGATCCATGATGTTGCCGCGGATCTGCGTGTCCGCCTCCCCGGAGACCCCCGAGGACTTCTTCTGCCCATTGGCGCCGGTTTCGACCGTGGAGACCCAGTTGGGTTGCGGTTCACCGTCCTCGAACGACGAGAAGAAGTCCGTGGGCACCGGCACGGAGCCGCCGTCATCGGGGCCCGCGTCCGTGCCGGGTCCTGCATCCGTCCCGGTCCCCGCGTCCGTGCCCGTGCCCCCGTCCGTCCCGGGGCCACCATCCGTCTCTGTTCCTCCGTCCGGCCCGGTCCCCGCGTCGGGATTCGTCCCCGCGTCGTTGATGGTGCCCGAGTCGGGATCTTCCCCCGGGCCGGGCTCAGGCTCGGACGAAGAGCCACAACAGATGGCCATCACGGCCACAGCGATGGCGAGCAAACGATGAAAGCCTTGTGTGCGATTGAGCATGCAGAACCCTGACGGGAATGTGGCCGTGCCGCGCAGCCAATGAGCGGCGCCCATCCTGCCCCACCTGCCCGCCCGGCATCGCTCCTATTTGGCGCGTCCCTTCTCTCGCCCGGTTAGGCTCGGGGAGGAAGGAGCCTCCATGTCCAGAAGGCCGCAGTTGAACCCTGGCGCGTTGCCGCCGGGAAGCTCCGTGGGCCCCTGGCAAGTGGCGCGCTGGCATGCACGCGGTGGCAACGGCACCGTGTACCAGGCCGTGAAGCAGGGCCAGGAGGGCGCGGGGCCCGTGGCCCTCAAACTGGCCCTCTATCCCGAGGACAGGCGGTTCGGCAGGGAGGCCGGGCTCCTCTCGCGCCTTCAGCATCCGCACGTGCCACGGCTGCTGGAGTCCGGACAGTGGCGGCACCCTTCTGGTGCCTTCTACCCATACCTGGCGATGGAGTGGGTGGAGGGCGTGCCCCTGTACGCATGGGGTCAGGGGTCCTCGCCGTCTTCGCGTCAGGTCATGCGGGTGTTGGCACAGTTGGCGCGAGCGCTGGAGGCCACGCATGCGGCCGGTGGGGTCCACCGCGACGTCAAGGGTGACAACATTTTGGTACAGCCCTCCACGGCGCGGGCTTACCTCATGGACTTTGGCTCGGGCATCTGGACGGGGGCCTCGCGGCTCACCGAGGAAGCCCTGCCGCCGGGCACGCGCCCCTACCGCTCGCCCGAGGCCCTGCGCTTCCACACCGCGCGGTATGAGGCCACCCCCTTGGATGATGTGTATGCCCTGGGGGTGACCGCGTACCGGTGGGTCACCGGGGTGTACCCTGAGCGCTCTGCCCTGGCCCAGGTGCTCAATCCCAAGGTAGCGCCTTCCCTGGCCGCGCTCATCGAGCGGATGTTGGCGGAGGCTCCTGAAGCCCGGGGCAGCGCGAGCGCCCTGGCAGAGGCTCTGGAGGAGGCCGTCCGGAGGACAGGACCCGAGGCGGATGTCCCCTTGTTCTT
Above is a genomic segment from Stigmatella erecta containing:
- a CDS encoding GH92 family glycosyl hydrolase, producing MLAIAVAVMAICCGSSSEPEPGPGEDPDSGTINDAGTNPDAGTGPDGGTETDGGPGTDGGTGTDAGTGTDAGPGTDAGPDDGGSVPVPTDFFSSFEDGEPQPNWVSTVETGANGQKKSSGVSGEADTQIRGNIMDQVTEVTASGENPPDETAIRIADGELTSKWLVFTAQGWVRVKLREPIAVRRYAVSSANDAPERDPSAWTLEGSQDGVSWTVIDTRGGVSFASRFETLTYEFTNTTAYAYYRLNVTANQSGNILQLAELQLSNGDNTPRPLTDMKSFTGNGPGASWNSKLGAGFTGKRALRFAGSIPENGRGYSYNKVFDVDVRVTPLTELSYLLFADEATNNPHYPGTYAAVDLAFDDGTYLSELNAVDQHHAILSPAGQGASRTLYSNDWNYKVSRIGEVAAGKRIQRILVGYDNPQGPVKAFGGWIDDVRIQEARPSPKPSHLSDYVTTLRGTYSSGTFSRGNNFPATAVPHGFNFWTPVTNAGTTSWLYEYHRRNDANNHPLLQALALSHQPSPWMGDRQSFHVMPSAAEGTPAAGRAARALPFQHANETALPHYYGVKFNNGIRAELTPTDHAAMFRFTFPGDDASLIFDNVTNQGGLSLDASARTLSGYSDVGSGLSVGASRLFIYATFDRPVSASGMLPGGGGANVTGYFRFTVPSNDRTVTMRIATSLISLDQAKKNLALEISNDDTFATVKARAQMLWDQKLGIIEVRGASDDALVTLYSNLYRLFLYPNSGFENTGTEAAPVYMHASPVAPAVGASTPTQTGAKLVSGKIYVNNGFWDTYRVTWPAYALFSPAKAGEMADGFVQQYKEGGWVARWSSPGYADLMTGTSSDVSFADVYVKGVRNFDAEAAFDAALRNATVRPTGGGVGRKGLESSIFLGYTPVTTGAGLSWAMAGYLNDFGIANMASTLAEDANHPRRQEFAESAEYFRERSQHYVNLFDPSIQFFQGKTAEGAFVTPPHQYDPRRWGGDYTETNGWNMAFDAPYDGLGLANLYGGRMNLAAKLDQFFDTPETAEFPGGYGGIIHEMREARDVRMGQLGLSNQPSFHIPYMYLHAGQPWKTQEKVRDALARLWVGSNIGQGYVGDEDNGATSAWQIFSSLGFFPLQVGSADYVIGSPVFTQAVIHLENGKRIQIDTVNNGPKNVYVQGLKLNGQPYAKTSIPHALLAEGASLVFEMGPSPSSWGTGAENAPPSLTTDDNIPSPLRDFAVGTQATSSDGTNVAALFDNTSETSVSFTSANPVVQHLFTSGGQKVTFYTLTSGTTGTDPTGWTLSGSNDGVSYTVLDARSAQVFRWRSQTRPFRIANPGTYTHYRLELTGAAGVTLSELELLGKP
- a CDS encoding serine/threonine-protein kinase — translated: MGPWQVARWHARGGNGTVYQAVKQGQEGAGPVALKLALYPEDRRFGREAGLLSRLQHPHVPRLLESGQWRHPSGAFYPYLAMEWVEGVPLYAWGQGSSPSSRQVMRVLAQLARALEATHAAGGVHRDVKGDNILVQPSTARAYLMDFGSGIWTGASRLTEEALPPGTRPYRSPEALRFHTARYEATPLDDVYALGVTAYRWVTGVYPERSALAQVLNPKVAPSLAALIERMLAEAPEARGSASALAEALEEAVRRTGPEADVPLFFSKGVPKAFTASVQGRARMRPFWKVAPLVGLVLASMGWLLLLRPPLRGGAREPVDTEATAGLATAASTEPVGSQDVPSGGEAITLDMPQQPLPGQLRPNTSGKCPGRSHTPIRGGCWRALEGGAENCGEDEYVHAGKCYAPVFSRARPSTSASPRDAGSP